The DNA segment CTACCGCCAGCGTCCCGTCTCCATCCAGCGCAGCAGCGGCTTCAGCGGCGTGATCCAGACGATCCCGGTGACGATGTAGAAGACGAGCTGGAGCAGCCAGTGCCATCCGCCGACCGTCGCCGACAGCGACACGATCAGGACGCACC comes from the Sphingomonas phyllosphaerae genome and includes:
- a CDS encoding DUF2842 domain-containing protein; its protein translation is MTPSWRKPAGMLLILLLIAIWCVLIVSLSATVGGWHWLLQLVFYIVTGIVWITPLKPLLRWMETGRWR